Proteins from one Mesoplodon densirostris isolate mMesDen1 chromosome 1, mMesDen1 primary haplotype, whole genome shotgun sequence genomic window:
- the LOC132481271 gene encoding peroxiredoxin-1-like: MSSGNAKIGHRAPQFKATAVMPDGQFKDISLSDYKGKYVVFFFYPLDFTFMCPKEIIAFNDRAEEFKKLNCQVIGASVDSHFCHLAWINTPKKQGGLGPMNIPLISDPKHIIAQDYGVLKTNEGISFRGLFVIDDKGILPQTTIYDLPVGLSLDEALRLVQAL, encoded by the coding sequence ATGTCTTCGGGAAATGCCAAAATTGGGCACCGTGCCCCCCAGTTCAAAGCAACTGCTGTAATGCCAGATGGTCAGTTCAAAGATATCAGCCTATCTGACTACAAAGGAAAATATGTTGTGTTCTTCTTTTACCCTCTTGACTTCACCTTTATGTGCCCCAAGGAGATCATTGCTTTCAATGATAGGGCAGAAGAATTTAAGAAACTCAACTGCCAAGTGATTGGTGCTTCTGTGGATTCTCACTTCTGTCACCTGGCATGGATCAACACACCCAAGAAACAAGGAGGACTGGGACCCATGAACATTCCCTTGATATCAGACCCCAAGCACATCATTGCTCAGGACTATGGGGTTTTAAAGACCAATGAAGGCATCTCATTCAGGGGCCTTTTTGTTATTGATGATAAAGGTATCCTTCCACAGACCACCATATATGACCTTCCTGTTGGCCTTTCTCTGGATGAGGCACTGAGACTAGTTCAGGCCCTCTAG